One window of Vicinamibacteria bacterium genomic DNA carries:
- a CDS encoding Crp/Fnr family transcriptional regulator: MMLGTAVAIDVKRSLSLVSEIRESLDAFGLPARRVRLPRRRLFSLQEGALSGLHLLIEGRAKLLRFSDGGRVILLDLVDAGDVFGEMSLVGDETMESSTYVEGITDSRVETVSPLSMERIVARKPTLGLSIARLIGRRRIEIERRLLTQVFERVPLRLARRLLCLAERYGLPEAAGGTLLDVALSQQDLANWIGASREMVSLTLSDFRRRGALRSSGRKLVVDVTMLRAIEAGETA; this comes from the coding sequence ATGATGCTGGGAACTGCTGTGGCGATAGACGTCAAACGGTCGCTCTCCCTCGTGAGCGAGATACGCGAGTCGCTCGACGCCTTCGGTCTGCCTGCCAGACGGGTGCGACTTCCGAGACGTCGCCTGTTCTCCTTGCAGGAAGGAGCCCTCAGCGGACTTCATCTGCTGATCGAAGGCCGCGCCAAGCTGCTGAGGTTCTCGGATGGAGGGCGGGTAATTCTGCTGGACCTCGTCGACGCCGGGGACGTGTTCGGCGAGATGTCACTCGTGGGTGACGAGACCATGGAGTCATCCACCTACGTGGAGGGGATAACCGATAGCCGTGTCGAGACCGTTTCTCCGCTTTCCATGGAGCGCATCGTCGCGCGAAAACCAACTCTGGGCCTATCGATCGCACGTCTCATCGGCCGTAGACGAATCGAGATCGAGCGAAGGCTCCTCACGCAAGTCTTCGAGAGGGTTCCCTTGCGTCTCGCGCGCCGACTCCTCTGCCTTGCCGAACGCTACGGACTCCCCGAAGCGGCCGGCGGCACCTTGCTCGACGTCGCCTTGAGCCAGCAGGATCTCGCCAATTGGATCGGGGCCAGCCGCGAGATGGTAAGCCTCACCCTGTCGGATTTTCGCCGGCGGGGCGCTCTGCGCTCGAGCGGGCGGAAGCTCGTCGTCGATGTAACGATGCTGCGCGCAATCGAAGCGGGAGAGACCGCTTAG
- a CDS encoding sialidase family protein: protein MKNAWAKGLWLSFVVFAFVLAFSRVRPRPPAEFRIDDTTGPVSVGTVALDNYTASSGSTPEVHAATAVELASGRIRAFWYGGSREGAKDVSIYTAVFEPQTGRWSADEVLVSRRSAGRELGRYIRKLGNPMVTRDGNGRLWLFFVSVSVGGWSGSAINYKVSDDEGASWSRARRLVTSPFLNLGTLVRGAAFLYRDGTMGVPVYHELIGKFGELLRLDPDGRIVSKTRLSWGRSLYQPVVVPLTSSDAVALFRQSHARLARVFSARSSDAGVSFTSPEPTTLANPDAGIFALRSGEKQVLVAFNDSEVDRRNLKLALSGDGGRTFRIVFEVEPPSRSDGGAPRLAYPWLLESRIGELHLLYTWDRKRIEHVRFRGAWRHALAR, encoded by the coding sequence ATGAAGAATGCATGGGCCAAGGGCCTCTGGTTGTCCTTCGTGGTGTTCGCGTTCGTGCTCGCTTTCAGCCGGGTGCGCCCGAGGCCGCCCGCCGAGTTTCGGATCGACGACACCACGGGACCCGTTTCGGTCGGGACCGTTGCCCTCGACAACTACACGGCCTCCTCGGGATCCACTCCGGAGGTCCACGCCGCCACGGCGGTGGAGCTCGCGTCGGGGCGTATTCGCGCGTTCTGGTACGGTGGGAGCCGCGAGGGAGCCAAGGATGTATCGATCTACACGGCCGTTTTCGAGCCGCAGACGGGCCGTTGGAGCGCCGATGAGGTACTGGTCAGCCGCAGGTCGGCGGGCAGAGAGCTCGGGCGCTATATCCGCAAACTCGGCAACCCGATGGTGACCCGCGACGGGAACGGGCGCCTGTGGCTTTTCTTCGTGAGCGTGAGCGTGGGAGGTTGGTCGGGAAGCGCAATCAACTACAAGGTGTCGGACGACGAGGGCGCAAGCTGGTCTCGCGCCCGCCGGTTGGTCACCTCACCTTTTCTCAACCTTGGCACCCTCGTTCGCGGGGCCGCGTTTCTGTATCGAGACGGGACGATGGGCGTTCCGGTTTACCACGAGCTCATCGGCAAATTCGGGGAGCTGCTCCGCTTGGATCCGGATGGACGGATCGTGTCGAAGACCCGTCTGTCGTGGGGACGATCGCTCTATCAACCCGTGGTCGTACCGTTGACGTCGAGCGACGCCGTCGCGCTCTTTCGCCAGAGCCATGCGCGGCTGGCCCGCGTGTTCTCGGCAAGGAGCTCCGACGCTGGCGTGAGCTTTACTTCACCCGAGCCAACTACGCTCGCGAACCCCGATGCCGGGATTTTCGCCCTGCGGTCCGGTGAAAAACAGGTCCTCGTCGCCTTCAACGACAGCGAGGTGGATCGAAGGAATTTGAAGCTCGCGCTCTCGGGGGACGGTGGACGGACGTTTCGGATCGTGTTCGAAGTCGAGCCACCCTCAAGGAGTGACGGCGGCGCACCGAGGCTTGCTTATCCCTGGCTCCTGGAATCGCGCATTGGGGAGCTCCACCTCCTGTACACATGGGACCGGAAGCGAATCGAGCATGTGCGCTTTCGGGGTGCGTGGCGGCACGCCCTCGCACGATGA
- a CDS encoding PilZ domain-containing protein, translated as MEREIDLIRELSELTVAKIHRGGTLPRASERRFSDLKTFYEELMMRRESQRVPSSERYDVEEIRALLPRRFALRVPLRMSLFFCHDDTYAPAQSANLSHGGLFVGSDVTVDPGARLTLYMPNLGRGFEHLFETPADVVWSQKSRALPWRGMGCRFRDLQEIAEVQLDDCITGFLRDRLSRSSPAVIRPSWIDARHLTV; from the coding sequence ATGGAACGCGAGATCGATTTGATTCGCGAGCTCAGCGAGCTCACCGTGGCCAAAATCCACAGGGGCGGTACGCTTCCCCGCGCTTCCGAGCGGCGCTTCTCGGATCTGAAGACGTTCTACGAGGAGCTCATGATGCGGCGGGAGTCACAGCGAGTCCCTTCGTCGGAGCGTTACGACGTCGAAGAGATCCGGGCGCTCCTGCCGCGCCGGTTTGCGCTGCGAGTCCCGCTCCGGATGAGCCTGTTCTTCTGCCACGATGACACCTACGCGCCCGCTCAATCGGCCAACCTGAGCCACGGCGGATTGTTCGTCGGATCGGATGTCACCGTCGATCCCGGCGCTCGGCTCACGTTGTATATGCCGAACCTCGGTCGCGGCTTCGAGCACCTGTTCGAAACTCCCGCCGACGTCGTCTGGTCTCAGAAGTCGAGAGCGCTTCCGTGGCGCGGCATGGGTTGCCGGTTTCGGGATCTTCAGGAGATCGCCGAGGTACAGCTCGACGATTGCATCACCGGGTTTCTGCGGGACCGTCTCTCTCGGAGCAGCCCTGCTGTGATTCGGCCGAGCTGGATCGACGCGCGTCACCTAACGGTCTGA
- a CDS encoding MFS transporter: MRVRGEERLSLRKLWVLFLNAFLDMLGYAMVFPLLPIYAVRLDADAALIGLMVASFSVAQVAASPLWGRMSDRLGRRPALLVSLFGSALAFFIFAYADSIGMLFLCRIVQGASGGTTGVMQAYVGDSVPPQDRAKALGWLSAATNSGVMIGPALGSAVWVFGARIPGLLAASLCLLNLVFAFFLLPESRTTDGDAGTGRRRPIRAMFWETVRHPGRETSELIVIYAVAMTAFSSMTAVLALYLMHRFAIDESNIGYIFPLLGAVSVFMRAGVLGSLVMRFGEVRLMRAGALLLAVGLFCLPLPNNVALFVPVMLLMPIGTALLFPATSALLSQRCQKSELGQVMGVQQAFGGLARIFGPIWAGAAFGRFGPGVPFEVAGVVVFLVSLLAARVRPESREYGVVTVPPASETGEG; this comes from the coding sequence ATTCGCGTCCGCGGGGAGGAACGGCTGAGCCTGCGAAAACTCTGGGTCCTGTTTCTGAACGCCTTCCTCGACATGCTCGGTTACGCGATGGTTTTCCCCCTGCTGCCGATCTACGCCGTTCGGCTCGATGCCGATGCCGCGCTGATCGGCCTGATGGTGGCCTCGTTCTCCGTGGCGCAGGTGGCCGCCTCGCCGCTCTGGGGCCGAATGTCCGATCGGCTCGGCAGGAGACCGGCGCTTCTGGTGAGTCTTTTTGGCTCCGCGCTTGCCTTTTTCATTTTCGCCTACGCCGACTCGATCGGGATGCTCTTTCTGTGCCGGATCGTCCAGGGGGCGAGCGGTGGAACGACCGGGGTCATGCAGGCCTACGTGGGAGACTCGGTGCCGCCCCAGGACCGGGCCAAGGCGCTCGGATGGCTCTCGGCGGCGACCAACTCGGGGGTCATGATTGGGCCGGCACTCGGTTCGGCCGTGTGGGTCTTCGGTGCCCGTATTCCCGGCCTGCTCGCGGCGAGTCTCTGTCTGCTGAACCTCGTGTTCGCCTTCTTCTTGCTTCCAGAGTCGCGCACGACCGATGGAGATGCTGGGACGGGCCGAAGAAGGCCTATCCGAGCGATGTTCTGGGAGACGGTTCGTCACCCCGGGCGCGAGACGTCGGAGCTCATCGTGATCTACGCCGTGGCGATGACGGCGTTCAGCTCGATGACGGCGGTTCTCGCCCTCTATCTCATGCATCGATTCGCCATCGACGAGTCGAATATCGGCTATATCTTCCCGCTTCTCGGCGCGGTGTCGGTTTTCATGCGGGCCGGAGTGCTGGGGAGTCTGGTCATGCGCTTCGGGGAAGTCCGACTGATGCGAGCCGGAGCGCTCCTTCTCGCCGTCGGCCTGTTCTGCCTGCCGTTGCCGAACAATGTCGCCCTGTTCGTCCCCGTCATGCTCTTGATGCCCATCGGCACCGCGCTTCTGTTTCCCGCCACGAGCGCGCTGCTCAGTCAACGCTGCCAGAAGAGCGAGCTCGGCCAGGTGATGGGCGTCCAGCAGGCGTTCGGAGGTCTGGCACGCATCTTCGGACCGATTTGGGCCGGCGCCGCTTTCGGACGATTCGGCCCCGGGGTGCCGTTCGAGGTCGCGGGGGTCGTGGTGTTCCTCGTCTCTTTGCTCGCCGCCAGGGTTCGCCCGGAATCGCGAGAGTACGGTGTCGTCACCGTGCCGCCAGCGTCCGAGACCGGCGAGGGCTGA